A genomic stretch from Rhodomicrobium vannielii ATCC 17100 includes:
- a CDS encoding IS481 family transposase, with translation MGQILHGSATTTEAVRRAIQHSQESLRALAKRYGINPKTVSKWKKRSSVADVPTGPKEPKSTVLSVEEEAIIVAFRKHTLLPLDDCLYALQATIPHLTRSSLHRCLQRHGISRLPDVEGDKPARKKFKSYPIGYFHVDIAEVQTAEGKLYLYVAIDRTSKFAFVQLVKKTGRTSASAFLVALIEAVPYKIHTVLTDNGIQFTFPPRYADGPTARYMTHMFDMRCSENGIEHRLTKVKHPWTNGQVERMNRTIKEATVKRYHYDRHEQLETHLSDFINAYNFARRLKTLKGLTPYEFICKCWTNEPERFKIDPIHQMPGLNI, from the coding sequence ATAGGACAAATTCTTCATGGGAGCGCCACAACGACTGAGGCGGTCCGTCGAGCGATACAGCATAGTCAAGAGAGCTTGAGGGCCCTGGCCAAGCGCTACGGCATCAACCCGAAGACGGTCTCGAAATGGAAGAAGCGCTCATCCGTCGCCGATGTGCCGACTGGACCGAAAGAGCCGAAATCCACGGTTCTGTCGGTCGAGGAAGAGGCGATAATCGTCGCCTTCCGCAAGCATACGCTCTTGCCGCTCGACGATTGCCTCTATGCGCTACAGGCGACGATACCGCATCTGACTCGCTCGTCGCTGCATCGCTGTCTTCAACGCCACGGTATTTCTCGGCTGCCGGACGTCGAAGGCGACAAGCCCGCCAGGAAGAAGTTCAAGTCCTATCCGATCGGCTATTTTCATGTCGACATAGCCGAAGTGCAGACGGCCGAAGGCAAGCTCTATCTCTACGTCGCCATTGACCGCACGAGCAAATTCGCCTTCGTGCAACTCGTCAAAAAGACCGGCAGGACGTCCGCTTCAGCCTTCCTCGTCGCCCTGATAGAGGCAGTTCCCTACAAGATTCACACGGTGCTCACCGACAACGGCATCCAGTTCACGTTTCCGCCGCGTTATGCCGATGGACCAACGGCCAGATACATGACGCACATGTTCGACATGCGATGCAGCGAGAACGGCATTGAGCACCGCCTCACCAAGGTCAAGCATCCCTGGACAAACGGCCAGGTCGAGCGAATGAACCGGACGATCAAGGAGGCGACGGTCAAACGCTATCACTACGACCGTCACGAGCAGCTCGAAACCCACCTATCGGACTTCATCAACGCCTATAACTTTGCTCGCCGACTAAAGACCCTCAAAGGCCTCACGCCTTATGAGTTCATCTGTAAATGCTGGACGAATGAGCCGGAAAGATTCAAGATCGATCCAATCCATCAAATGCCGGGACTGAACATCTAG
- a CDS encoding OmpA family protein: protein MLIVGALVCFRVATAFAQYPETIDAETIVKALQPKNAPPTRPLVRSYTPLNRGIAIEGPEIGEEQAPNIDLVVNFEYDQSALTMSDAQITVDTLGRALNDPRLARSRFMIIGHTDARGGDGYNLGLSQRRANAVAARLRDFHAVAANRLVAEGRGMRELKDPVRPLGGINRRVQIKTITWDSSASADRLRPLPKP, encoded by the coding sequence ATGCTGATTGTTGGAGCCTTGGTCTGCTTCAGGGTGGCGACAGCCTTCGCTCAATATCCCGAAACAATAGATGCCGAGACTATTGTGAAGGCTCTGCAGCCCAAGAACGCTCCCCCCACCAGACCGCTCGTGCGCAGCTATACCCCGCTCAACCGTGGCATTGCGATCGAAGGACCTGAAATCGGAGAAGAGCAGGCGCCCAACATCGATCTCGTCGTGAATTTCGAATACGATCAGTCCGCGCTTACTATGAGCGACGCGCAGATCACCGTTGATACCTTGGGCCGCGCCTTGAACGATCCGCGCTTGGCCAGGAGCCGCTTTATGATTATCGGCCACACGGATGCGCGGGGCGGCGACGGATACAATCTGGGGCTCTCACAACGTCGCGCGAACGCAGTAGCAGCTAGGCTGAGGGATTTCCACGCCGTCGCCGCCAACAGGCTTGTCGCGGAAGGTCGCGGTATGCGTGAGCTTAAGGACCCCGTGAGGCCGCTGGGCGGCATCAACCGTCGCGTCCAGATTAAAACGATCACTTGGGATTCGAGCGCATCGGCGGATAGGCTGAGACCGCTGCCTAAACCCTAG